The Lewinellaceae bacterium genome includes a region encoding these proteins:
- a CDS encoding bifunctional acetate--CoA ligase family protein/GNAT family N-acetyltransferase, whose amino-acid sequence MKPQLDKIFQPRSIAVIGASNKEGSVGYALMKNLLNGGFKGEIFPVNLKHNHIQGIACYKSVLKIKQPVDMAIIATPAITVSKVLAECGKVKISGVVILSAGFKEAGEKGNELYQQILKTARKNRIRIIGPNCVGFINPSLGINASFLSRMALPGKIAFISQSGALNASILDWSVDQNVGFSHFVSVGSMIDVDFADLIDYFGTDNRTSCILIYMESLTNARKFMSAARAFSRYKPIIVLKAGKSGEGAKAALSHTGSLAGNDAVFDAAFRRAGIIRVERISQLFHCAQALSMQPRPEGNRLAIVTNAGGPGVLATDFLVNNGGKIASLSSETLLTLDKLLPAHWSHNNPVDVLGDANAETYKEAVKACLLDENTDAVLAIFTTQGVTDPTEVAKALVTMVPAHSKTIFACWMGEQDVQAGRELLELAHIPHFRYPESAVDVFMKMYHYSHNLKLLQETPSAMPTYFQPDKTNASQLIHSILDEGRYQLMEFEAKQLLQIYNIPTAPYQVVHSPTAAARAAAEIGFPVVMKIVSPDIGHKTEAGGVHLNIKSSKNAAEVYSSLITQVKEHQPSALVMGVLVEKMIDKRYELLIGAKKDPIFGPVIVFGMGGVLVELLKDTNMGLPPLNMALAKRIMEKTKAFQLLEGYRGMPKVNMEVIQFLLVKFSYLLMDFPEIKEIDINPFAVDEMGGFALDAHIVLEKNLPEVKGLPYQHLVISPYMGQYVKKVQLKNGKEVLLRPIRPEDEPMEAEMFKTLSKQSIYYRFFGYVPEVNHDFLTRFTQIDYDREMAIIAEIDTDEGKKMAGVVRIVCDAWKETAEFAIVVADPWQGNGLGQQMTDFIFEIAKDMAIGKIVAYVLQSNLVMLAMLQKRGFLTNEIKSGEYFLELDLNQKPIASHKNKI is encoded by the coding sequence ATGAAACCACAATTAGATAAGATATTTCAACCCAGGTCTATTGCGGTAATAGGGGCGTCCAATAAAGAAGGAAGCGTAGGGTATGCATTGATGAAAAACCTGCTGAACGGAGGGTTTAAAGGTGAAATTTTTCCCGTCAACCTTAAACATAACCATATCCAGGGTATTGCTTGTTATAAATCTGTGTTGAAAATTAAGCAGCCCGTTGATATGGCTATAATAGCTACTCCTGCCATTACGGTTTCGAAAGTGTTGGCAGAATGCGGGAAAGTGAAGATCAGCGGGGTAGTTATCCTTTCTGCCGGGTTCAAAGAAGCCGGAGAAAAAGGGAATGAGTTGTATCAACAAATTTTAAAGACGGCCCGTAAAAACAGAATCCGGATCATTGGTCCCAACTGTGTAGGATTTATTAACCCCTCGCTGGGTATCAATGCCAGTTTCTTGTCGAGAATGGCATTACCTGGCAAAATTGCTTTTATTTCCCAAAGTGGAGCCCTCAACGCTTCTATTCTCGATTGGTCGGTCGATCAAAATGTTGGGTTTAGTCATTTTGTATCGGTAGGATCTATGATTGATGTGGATTTCGCGGATTTGATCGACTACTTTGGCACAGACAACCGAACTTCGTGTATTCTCATTTACATGGAAAGCCTCACCAATGCCAGGAAGTTCATGAGTGCCGCCCGTGCCTTTTCCCGGTACAAACCCATCATCGTTTTGAAGGCTGGGAAAAGCGGGGAAGGGGCTAAAGCTGCTCTTTCTCATACCGGTTCACTGGCGGGAAACGATGCGGTTTTTGATGCTGCATTCAGGAGAGCCGGGATCATTCGGGTAGAGCGGATTTCTCAATTGTTTCACTGTGCCCAGGCATTGTCGATGCAGCCCCGTCCTGAAGGCAATAGGCTGGCGATCGTGACCAACGCCGGAGGCCCCGGCGTGCTGGCTACTGATTTTTTAGTGAATAATGGGGGTAAAATAGCTTCACTTTCCAGTGAAACGCTTTTAACCCTGGATAAACTCCTGCCTGCTCACTGGAGTCATAATAACCCGGTAGATGTGCTTGGAGACGCTAATGCCGAAACTTACAAGGAAGCCGTCAAGGCTTGTCTTTTAGATGAAAACACGGATGCTGTATTGGCCATTTTTACTACTCAGGGCGTTACTGACCCAACCGAGGTGGCCAAAGCACTGGTTACTATGGTGCCGGCCCATTCTAAAACCATTTTTGCCTGCTGGATGGGAGAGCAGGATGTTCAGGCAGGAAGAGAATTGCTGGAATTAGCCCATATTCCACATTTTCGTTACCCGGAAAGTGCGGTGGACGTTTTTATGAAAATGTACCATTATTCCCATAATTTGAAATTACTGCAGGAAACGCCTTCCGCAATGCCCACGTATTTCCAACCGGATAAAACCAACGCCAGCCAGTTAATCCATTCCATTTTAGACGAAGGCCGCTATCAGCTCATGGAGTTTGAAGCCAAACAATTATTGCAAATTTACAATATTCCAACGGCGCCTTATCAAGTGGTTCATTCGCCAACAGCAGCAGCAAGAGCCGCAGCTGAAATTGGTTTTCCGGTCGTGATGAAAATTGTTTCACCCGATATTGGCCATAAAACAGAGGCCGGCGGGGTGCATCTCAATATAAAATCTTCAAAAAACGCAGCGGAGGTCTATTCTTCTCTGATTACACAGGTAAAAGAACACCAACCTTCTGCCCTGGTGATGGGCGTTCTGGTGGAGAAAATGATAGATAAGCGTTATGAACTGCTCATTGGGGCAAAAAAAGATCCCATTTTCGGACCGGTCATCGTTTTTGGGATGGGAGGGGTGTTGGTGGAATTGTTGAAAGATACCAATATGGGATTGCCTCCTTTAAATATGGCCCTGGCCAAACGGATCATGGAGAAAACCAAGGCTTTCCAGTTGCTGGAAGGTTATCGTGGAATGCCCAAAGTGAACATGGAAGTCATCCAGTTTTTGCTCGTCAAATTTTCTTACCTGCTGATGGATTTTCCGGAAATCAAAGAAATTGATATCAACCCCTTCGCGGTGGATGAAATGGGTGGTTTTGCCCTCGATGCACACATTGTCCTGGAAAAAAACCTGCCTGAGGTAAAAGGACTTCCTTACCAACATCTGGTTATCTCCCCGTATATGGGACAGTATGTCAAAAAGGTCCAGCTGAAAAATGGAAAAGAAGTTTTGCTGCGGCCTATCCGACCTGAAGATGAACCCATGGAAGCGGAAATGTTCAAGACACTGTCCAAACAATCTATTTATTACCGGTTTTTTGGCTATGTCCCGGAGGTCAACCATGACTTTTTAACCCGGTTTACCCAAATTGATTACGATAGGGAAATGGCCATTATTGCAGAAATAGACACCGATGAAGGAAAAAAGATGGCAGGGGTTGTGCGCATTGTCTGCGATGCCTGGAAGGAAACTGCGGAGTTCGCCATTGTGGTCGCAGATCCCTGGCAAGGCAATGGACTGGGTCAGCAGATGACGGATTTTATCTTCGAAATCGCCAAAGATATGGCCATTGGGAAAATTGTGGCCTACGTTTTACAATCCAACCTGGTGATGTTGGCCATGCTCCAAAAAAGAGGATTTTTAACCAATGAAATAAAATCAGGAGAGTATTTTCTTGAATTGGATTTAAACCAAAAGCCCATAGCCTCTCATAAAAATAAAATTTAG
- a CDS encoding TonB-dependent receptor, whose translation MKKLCFIFGLLVLFSGTLMAQRTITGKVVDKDGETLIGATVLVQGTSSGTVTDFNGMYSINVPADGKVLVFSYTGFETQEVEIGTSDVLNLTLETSASLLGEVVVLGYGSREKNQITGSTVSVTGETLKDIPVVSVDQALQGKVAGLVISSQSGSPGASQDIRIRGVGSISAGNDPLFVIDGVPIINTNFTDGTARTSLNALAGINSNDIESITVLKDASATSAYGARGSNGVIVITTKRGKSGKTSFNLSTSRGFQNDATSGRDVLTGAQREELYLEGIYNTYSEGGTVFTKEGTFDWAKDQGFGGIAVYQDWRDNGRKEGNWEAAFKNENAPITNVNLSASGGDEVSSFYASLGYNETEFTVVGSKFSRIAGALNYNRDLGRRVKFSTANSYTRVLQDGLLLENSAYFANPYMGKWFQPPIDQPYDENGDPNLNLTSSIYNYLYLKDNDVVYNNLNRIRTNSYLTWEIIDNLEFKTLVGIDFNIVDYKNYQNRKYGDSQQENGTSYASIQRNFNVVTQNSLDYSIKLSGGHRIDLKGLMEFQKNNNNWLWGYGENFSTDGLTNIDQSGANQDAGSNFTDWINLSYLGMVNYNFKGKYIVDFTFRREGSSRFAPDLRFGNFWSVGAAWNISEEAFMAGMNLIDILRLRGTYGVSGNSSVGINQYQALLSYDADYANQGAVYPSEYGNSNLTWEKNKNYDVGIDFGILDNRIDGALSYFNKETYDLLQAVPLTRTSGHTSITQNIGTVVNKGFEAILNFGIVRKKDFNIDFSVNFATLSNEVTQLAKDANGEDINIETGSRIIEVGYPIYAWHMQEYAGVNPDTGAPQWYLNSDEGDELTEDYYAAEKVHTNTSAIPKLTGGANLHIDFKGLYFDISAYYAGGHQVFEDWSFYTWHSGRYTTEYYQGVADLMRRWQKPGDITDVPIQLHNNVGNNASRTSTRFLFDGDYARVKDLVLGYNFPETIASKVKMENIQVYVRGTNLFTWVKDKNLKYDPEVRADGFTYMTTPPVKSITFGLNLKF comes from the coding sequence ATGAAAAAACTCTGCTTTATTTTTGGATTGCTTGTACTTTTTTCAGGCACTCTAATGGCGCAAAGGACAATTACTGGAAAGGTGGTTGACAAAGACGGGGAAACTCTGATCGGAGCAACCGTTTTGGTCCAGGGAACGTCATCGGGTACGGTTACCGATTTTAACGGTATGTATTCCATTAACGTTCCTGCTGACGGCAAGGTGTTGGTTTTTAGTTACACCGGTTTCGAAACACAGGAAGTTGAGATCGGTACATCTGATGTATTGAATTTAACCCTTGAAACTTCTGCCAGTTTACTTGGCGAAGTTGTTGTGCTGGGGTACGGTAGCCGGGAAAAAAATCAAATAACCGGATCCACCGTTTCCGTAACCGGGGAAACATTGAAAGATATTCCCGTAGTATCTGTTGACCAGGCACTACAGGGAAAAGTAGCCGGACTGGTGATCTCTTCCCAATCTGGTTCTCCGGGAGCCTCTCAGGATATAAGAATCAGAGGGGTTGGTTCCATTTCTGCTGGTAATGATCCTTTATTTGTAATTGACGGGGTTCCTATTATCAATACCAATTTTACTGATGGAACGGCGAGAACTTCCTTAAATGCATTGGCGGGAATCAATAGCAACGATATTGAATCCATCACTGTATTGAAGGATGCATCTGCTACTTCTGCTTATGGTGCACGGGGTTCCAATGGAGTTATCGTTATCACTACTAAAAGGGGAAAATCCGGTAAAACCAGTTTCAACCTGAGTACTTCCCGCGGTTTTCAAAATGATGCAACTTCTGGTCGTGATGTATTAACGGGTGCTCAAAGAGAAGAACTTTACCTTGAAGGTATTTACAATACATATTCCGAAGGTGGAACCGTATTTACCAAAGAAGGTACATTCGATTGGGCCAAGGATCAGGGTTTCGGCGGTATTGCTGTTTACCAGGATTGGCGTGATAACGGAAGAAAGGAAGGAAATTGGGAAGCAGCATTTAAAAATGAGAATGCTCCTATTACCAATGTTAACCTTTCTGCCTCTGGAGGAGATGAAGTATCTTCATTTTATGCTTCTCTCGGATACAATGAAACGGAGTTCACTGTTGTTGGAAGTAAGTTCTCCCGGATTGCAGGGGCCCTAAACTATAACAGGGATCTTGGTCGCCGTGTGAAATTTTCAACAGCGAATAGTTACACCAGAGTATTGCAGGATGGTTTGCTCCTGGAGAATAGTGCCTATTTTGCCAATCCATACATGGGCAAATGGTTCCAGCCTCCGATCGATCAGCCTTATGATGAAAATGGAGATCCAAATTTAAACCTGACTTCCTCTATTTATAACTACCTGTATCTCAAAGATAATGATGTAGTGTATAATAACCTCAATCGTATCAGGACGAATTCCTATTTGACCTGGGAAATTATCGATAATCTTGAATTTAAAACCCTCGTTGGTATTGATTTTAATATTGTAGATTATAAGAATTACCAAAACCGTAAATATGGCGATTCTCAACAGGAAAATGGTACTTCTTATGCTTCGATCCAAAGGAATTTCAATGTTGTGACCCAAAACTCTCTGGATTACTCTATCAAGCTCTCAGGCGGTCACCGCATTGACCTTAAAGGATTGATGGAATTTCAGAAAAACAATAATAACTGGTTATGGGGATACGGAGAGAACTTCTCCACAGACGGATTGACCAATATTGACCAGTCCGGTGCCAACCAGGATGCTGGTTCAAACTTTACGGACTGGATCAATTTGTCTTACCTCGGAATGGTCAATTATAACTTCAAAGGTAAATACATCGTTGATTTCACGTTTAGAAGAGAAGGTTCTTCAAGGTTCGCTCCGGATCTTCGTTTTGGTAACTTCTGGTCTGTAGGTGCTGCCTGGAATATAAGCGAGGAAGCATTTATGGCTGGTATGAACCTTATCGACATCCTTAGGTTGAGGGGTACTTACGGGGTCAGTGGAAACTCTTCTGTAGGTATAAATCAGTATCAGGCTTTGTTGTCCTATGATGCCGATTATGCCAACCAGGGGGCCGTTTATCCAAGTGAATACGGTAACTCAAACCTGACCTGGGAAAAGAACAAAAATTACGATGTCGGGATTGACTTTGGAATTTTGGATAACCGGATCGATGGTGCTTTATCATACTTCAACAAAGAAACCTATGATCTTTTGCAGGCAGTGCCTCTTACCAGAACTTCCGGCCACACCAGCATCACTCAAAACATCGGAACCGTTGTGAATAAAGGTTTTGAAGCCATTTTGAATTTTGGTATCGTCAGAAAGAAGGATTTCAATATTGATTTTTCAGTCAATTTTGCAACCCTTAGCAATGAGGTAACCCAACTGGCAAAGGACGCCAATGGTGAAGACATCAATATTGAAACAGGCAGCAGGATCATTGAAGTCGGATATCCTATTTACGCATGGCACATGCAGGAATACGCAGGAGTGAATCCTGATACCGGAGCACCTCAATGGTACCTCAACAGCGATGAAGGAGACGAATTGACTGAGGATTATTATGCTGCGGAAAAAGTGCATACCAATACTTCCGCCATTCCTAAATTGACTGGAGGAGCAAATCTTCATATAGATTTTAAAGGCCTGTATTTTGATATCAGCGCTTATTATGCCGGTGGCCACCAGGTTTTTGAGGACTGGTCATTCTACACCTGGCATTCAGGACGTTATACGACTGAATACTACCAGGGAGTTGCGGATTTGATGAGAAGATGGCAGAAGCCTGGAGATATTACCGATGTGCCTATTCAATTACATAATAATGTTGGAAATAATGCCTCCAGAACTTCTACGAGATTTTTGTTTGACGGGGATTATGCACGGGTAAAAGACCTGGTTCTGGGATACAACTTCCCTGAAACCATTGCTTCAAAGGTTAAGATGGAAAATATCCAGGTTTATGTGCGGGGTACCAATCTGTTTACCTGGGTAAAAGATAAAAATTTGAAGTACGATCCAGAGGTTAGGGCTGATGGTTTTACCTATATGACCACTCCTCCTGTTAAGTCAATCACTTTTGGTTTAAACTTAAAATTCTAA
- a CDS encoding histone deacetylase — protein MHPESHKRLEPFQGLISTPVKSGESYLELIHTSEYIRRVEKSCKEGIRLDEDTATSPGSWEAALFAVGATLMAAEQNDFALVRPPGHHAYPERSSGFCLFNNIAIATQKLVNEGKKVLIFDFDGHLGDGTSHIFYDTDKVMYWSQHQYPAFPGHGFVGEIGEGAGKGFTINVPLPPYSGDDIFMDAVRDFLPVAKQFEPDVVAISAGFDAHRFDPLLDLHVSVGSFYKIGKLLRENFDNVFATLEGGYSVMDLYRGVLNFLAGINGEPMPFEEKESSSTILVWQTYEMNKSMVHTNLSKFWKI, from the coding sequence ATGCACCCGGAAAGCCATAAGCGTTTAGAACCTTTTCAGGGTTTGATTTCAACCCCCGTAAAAAGTGGGGAATCCTATCTTGAACTGATTCACACCAGTGAATATATCCGTCGGGTTGAAAAATCTTGTAAGGAAGGAATTCGTCTGGACGAGGATACGGCCACTTCCCCGGGCAGTTGGGAGGCAGCGCTTTTTGCAGTGGGGGCTACTCTCATGGCGGCTGAGCAAAATGACTTTGCCCTGGTGCGCCCTCCCGGACACCATGCTTATCCCGAAAGATCAAGCGGTTTCTGCCTGTTCAATAATATCGCTATTGCCACTCAAAAACTGGTGAACGAAGGAAAAAAAGTCCTTATTTTTGACTTTGACGGGCATTTGGGCGATGGCACTTCTCACATTTTTTATGATACCGACAAAGTGATGTATTGGTCACAACATCAATATCCGGCCTTCCCTGGCCACGGATTTGTAGGAGAGATAGGAGAGGGAGCCGGTAAGGGATTTACCATCAATGTTCCTTTACCGCCTTATAGTGGAGACGATATTTTCATGGATGCCGTAAGAGACTTTTTACCTGTTGCCAAACAATTCGAACCCGATGTGGTGGCGATCTCTGCCGGTTTTGATGCCCACCGTTTTGATCCTTTATTGGATTTACATGTGTCTGTCGGGAGTTTCTATAAAATTGGGAAACTCCTTCGCGAAAATTTTGATAATGTTTTTGCAACGCTTGAAGGCGGGTACAGTGTAATGGATCTGTACAGAGGTGTATTGAATTTCCTTGCAGGCATCAATGGCGAGCCTATGCCTTTTGAGGAAAAAGAGTCCTCATCCACCATCCTGGTTTGGCAAACTTATGAGATGAACAAGAGTATGGTGCATACCAATTTGAGCAAATTCTGGAAAATATAA
- a CDS encoding RagB/SusD family nutrient uptake outer membrane protein, with product MKKYINTLFLSALIVGFMTSCNKDVLDPTLAQDKVVEGSITTAEDVEGVLYGAYNRLTTSAYYGRDLIIFNEIRSDNAFSNGNSGRFLTPSAMDMGESDAYARDTWTAMYAVVASANIIIGLDAANLEGDADEINQMIGQAYAIRALAHFDLLKLFGEQHAGGTLGVPYITEYKGENLTPSRNSVAEVRAAIEADIATALSLMKAGGNDGSKQLLTTYGVQALKSRVGTYFGDWAAVKTASEAIINSGEYQILEAADYIGSWQVDAAANSIFELAFSSTDNENINGIQQIYRGAAYGDIEVLDDLLTIFDPGDVRADEAMIGMGDGTGVLRNMGKYPSNDYSDNINIFRYEEVVLNYAEALLESSPADALIQLNSITAKRGALPYASATKENILKERRRELCFEGFRFDDLARSGKDIPLVDAFKQTHGGPTYGSYNYAFPIPEVELNANSNMVQNTGY from the coding sequence ATGAAAAAATACATTAATACATTATTCCTTTCAGCCCTGATTGTCGGCTTTATGACCTCCTGTAACAAGGATGTTTTGGATCCCACGCTGGCACAGGATAAAGTCGTTGAGGGAAGTATCACGACAGCCGAAGACGTTGAGGGTGTTCTATACGGGGCTTACAACAGACTTACCACTTCTGCTTATTATGGCAGGGATCTGATCATTTTTAATGAAATACGTTCTGATAACGCTTTTTCCAATGGTAATTCAGGAAGATTCCTGACGCCTTCTGCTATGGATATGGGGGAAAGTGATGCTTATGCCAGGGATACCTGGACGGCTATGTATGCTGTGGTTGCTTCTGCCAATATCATTATTGGTCTTGATGCGGCTAATTTAGAAGGAGATGCTGATGAGATCAACCAGATGATTGGTCAGGCCTATGCCATCCGTGCTTTGGCTCACTTTGACCTGCTGAAATTATTTGGTGAGCAACATGCAGGTGGAACTTTGGGCGTACCTTACATTACAGAGTATAAAGGTGAAAACCTCACCCCTTCAAGGAATTCTGTTGCTGAAGTGCGTGCTGCTATTGAGGCTGATATAGCCACAGCATTATCACTGATGAAAGCAGGAGGAAATGATGGTTCTAAACAATTACTTACTACCTATGGTGTTCAGGCACTTAAGTCCAGAGTTGGCACCTATTTTGGAGATTGGGCTGCGGTAAAAACAGCTTCCGAAGCGATCATTAATTCTGGCGAATACCAGATTCTCGAAGCAGCTGATTATATCGGCTCCTGGCAGGTAGATGCGGCTGCAAACTCTATTTTTGAGTTGGCTTTCAGCTCCACAGACAACGAAAATATCAACGGTATCCAGCAAATATACAGAGGAGCTGCTTACGGAGATATTGAAGTACTTGATGATCTGTTGACCATCTTTGATCCGGGGGATGTTCGTGCTGATGAAGCTATGATCGGAATGGGTGATGGTACCGGAGTATTGAGAAATATGGGAAAATATCCTTCCAATGATTATTCCGATAACATCAATATTTTCAGGTATGAGGAAGTGGTGTTGAATTATGCAGAAGCGCTGCTTGAAAGTAGCCCAGCGGATGCATTGATTCAGCTCAATTCTATTACTGCAAAAAGAGGTGCGCTTCCTTATGCTTCGGCAACAAAGGAGAATATCCTTAAGGAAAGAAGAAGAGAGCTTTGTTTCGAAGGTTTCCGTTTCGATGACCTGGCGCGTTCCGGTAAGGACATTCCTTTGGTGGATGCCTTCAAGCAAACTCATGGAGGACCAACTTATGGCAGTTACAATTACGCTTTCCCGATTCCGGAAGTAGAATTGAACGCCAATTCCAATATGGTTCAGAATACAGGTTATTAA